The Sulfurospirillum halorespirans DSM 13726 genome has a window encoding:
- the fabZ gene encoding 3-hydroxyacyl-ACP dehydratase FabZ — protein MIDVIEIQKILPHRYPFLLIDRVEELIPEQSIKAYKNVTIGEQIFQGHFPGHPIYPGVMILEGMAQAGGVLAFKSMNMTNEEAAQKVVYFMSIDGAKFRAPVRPGDKLEYHMNVVKHKGSIWVLAGKAYVGDVLMSEAELKAMIVDK, from the coding sequence ATGATAGATGTTATAGAAATTCAAAAAATACTTCCCCATCGCTATCCTTTTTTATTGATTGATCGTGTTGAAGAGCTGATTCCAGAGCAATCGATCAAGGCGTATAAAAACGTGACCATTGGTGAACAAATTTTTCAGGGGCATTTCCCTGGTCATCCCATCTATCCGGGTGTTATGATTTTAGAGGGCATGGCGCAAGCGGGCGGCGTGCTAGCATTTAAAAGTATGAACATGACCAATGAAGAGGCAGCGCAAAAAGTGGTTTATTTTATGAGCATTGACGGTGCTAAGTTTCGAGCCCCCGTTCGCCCTGGCGATAAATTGGAGTATCACATGAACGTCGTGAAACACAAAGGGTCTATTTGGGTTTTAGCCGGTAAGGCGTATGTCGGTGATGTACTGATGAGCGAGGCTGAACTTAAAGCCATGATCGTTGA